One Natrinema halophilum genomic window carries:
- a CDS encoding HPP family protein — translation MREGATVSTLYVGVLLAVPGLLAWVTGRTLLFPSLGPSAFLLATVGNAEVTSPRRIVGGHFIGVVAGLIAYHTIAPGLEVTTSAPMLAASQLRLVASGVLAVTLTSGGMLATETSHPPACATTLIVSLGLLSSLVDGALIVFVVVVLVVVHALVTNEWSAENVVPITP, via the coding sequence ATGAGAGAGGGAGCAACGGTTTCGACGCTGTACGTCGGCGTGCTGCTCGCGGTCCCCGGATTACTTGCCTGGGTGACCGGGCGGACCCTGCTTTTCCCGAGTCTCGGACCCTCTGCCTTTCTGTTAGCAACTGTTGGGAACGCCGAAGTTACCAGTCCGCGAAGAATCGTCGGCGGACACTTCATCGGTGTCGTCGCCGGGTTGATAGCGTACCACACCATCGCGCCAGGGCTCGAGGTGACCACGAGTGCGCCGATGCTCGCAGCCTCACAGTTGCGTCTCGTCGCCAGTGGTGTACTCGCCGTTACGCTCACGTCAGGCGGAATGCTCGCGACCGAAACGAGCCATCCGCCTGCTTGCGCGACGACGTTGATTGTCTCACTCGGGTTGCTGTCGTCGCTGGTCGATGGAGCACTCATCGTGTTCGTCGTCGTCGTCCTCGTGGTCGTGCATGCGCTCGTGACCAATGAGTGGTCAGCCGAAAACGTCGTTCCGATCACCCCTTGA